GACAGCTCCGCGGGCGCGGCCGAGACCGAGACCGCCGGCGGCGCCGCGCACTTGCTGGTCACCGTCAGGACGAGCTGGACGGGCTGGGTCGCGGGCGCGAGCGGAATGCTCGACGACATCACGACCGGCTGGACGATCGCGGTGTAGGTCCCCGCGGCCGCCGACGCCGGCACCCGCACGGTGAGCGTCAGCAACAGGGCGGCGGTGCGGTTGGTGAACATCCCGGGCTGCGTCGTCAGCCACGACGCCGGGAGCGAGCCACCGACCGGCCGCAACTGCATGGCGATCGTGTACGGCATGAGAGGCGGGTTGTTCACGTTCCCGATGACTGTGGTGGAGCCGCTGTCTCCGGTGGCGAGCGTCATGGCGAGGTTCGCCGGGGAGAGACCCAGATTGGCCGCCAGCGCCTGCCCCGTCGTCAGGACCGCGATCACTGCGGCTGCGATGAGCACGCTCTTCTTCATGGCATTCACCCTTGCGACCCCTGGTATCGCCCATGGTCGCCAACTAAGTATTCGCCTTTCGTCTTCAGGGGACGCTGGCCGCGGTGGCGTTTCGCGTCCGCTGCTTCTTCGTTCCCACCATCTCTTTTTCTGGCCGGCTCTTCTCCTTGTCGTTCCACCCCCCATCAGGGGAGAGAGCGCGGTCATCTATGTGGAAACAATATATACATGTCACGAAAAAGATGTGACGTACGTCACATTTTGAGCGAGTCAGAGGGCGTGGGCCGCCGGGATGCCCGCTGCGTCCGGCGCCTATTCGGCTTGCCGAAAGACCATCCCTGGGAGGCGCAGGCCGAGTGCGGGACCTGGCGCCGGAGGGCACATCGGTGCGAGTCGTCGCGCGCCGGGACAGGCTTGATCGCGCAATGCTCAGTGATCCTAACATAATGAAAAGAATGATTAATGTGTATCAGTCGTCGATCGTCACAACGGCCGGTCCCCGTCTTGCATCGCTCAGTCCCGATGAGAGACGCCACGGAAACGCCGGCCGATGCTGGCGACGGCCGGCGCGCCCTCGGCGCCAGCGGCGAGGCGCTGGCCGCGCGGTATCTCGAGCGGCGCGGCTACCGGGTAATCGATCGCAACGTTCGCTGCGGCCGCGGGGAGATCGACCTGGTTGCCGTCGACCGGGCGACGATCGTCTTCGTCGAGGTCAAGAGCAACCGGAGTCCCCGCTTCGGCGCCCCCGAAGAGATGGTGACCGCGGCCAAGCAGCGGCAGTTGACCCGGCTCGCGCTCCAGTACCTCCAGCACCGGCGCTGGCTCGGGCGGCCGGCGCGGTTCGACGTGGTCGCCATCGCGTGGGATCCCGGGGGTGCCGCCGCCATCCGCCACTTCCGGGACGCCTTCCCGGCGGCGGGCTGGTGAGATGCTGGCGCGCGTCCGCTCCGCCGCGGTCCTCGGGGTGCAGGCGTTCCCGGTGCTCGTCGAGGCGGACCTGCAGAGCGGGCTGCCGACGTTCTCGACCGTCGGGCTCCCCGACGAGGCGGTGAGGGAGAGCCGCGACCGCGTCCGCGCCGCCATCGTGAATTCCGGGTTCGCGTTCCCCGCCGGGCGCGTCACGGTGAATCTTGCGCCGGCGAACCTGCGCAAAGAAGGCAGCGCCTTCGACCTCGCTATCGCGATTGGGCTACTCGCGGCCCAGGGGCTGGCGCGCGCGGAGGCATCGGCCGGCCTGCTGCTCCTCGGCGAACTCTCGCTCGACGGCGGGCTCAAGGCGGTGCGCGGCGTGCTCCCGGTGGCGCTTGCCGCGAGGGATGGCGGGGAGCGGGGCCTGGTCGTGCCGCCGGCCAACGCGGCGGAGGCAGCGCTCGTGCGCGGACTGGAGGTCCTGCCCGCCCGAAACCTCGCCGAGGTGGTGGCGCACCTCAACGGCGAGGCCGCGCTCGAGCGCGCCACGCCGCCCGCCGCGGCGGATCCGGGCCCGCTCGCCGAGGGCGGCCTCGAGGAGGTGCGCGGGCAGCAGTTCGCCCGCCGCGCCCTCGAGATCGCCGCGGCCGGCGGCCACAACATCCTGCTCGTCGGCCCGCCCGGATCGGGCAAGACGCTGCTCAGCCGCTGCCTGCCGGGCATCCTGCCGGCGCTGTCCTTCGAGGAGGCGCTCGAGACGACGCGGATCCACTCGGTGGCGGGGCTGGTCTCGCCGGCGCGGCCGCTCGTGCTGGCGCGTCCGTTCCGGGCGCCGCACCACTCCGTGAGCAACGCCGGGCTCGTCGGCGGTGGTTCGCACCCGCGGCCGGGGGAGGTGAGCCTCGCCCACAACGGCGTGCTCTTCCTCGACGAGTTGCCGGAGTTCTCGCGCAGCGTCCTCGAGAACCTGCGCCAGCCGCTCGAGTCGGGCGAGGTGACGATCGCGCGCGCCGCGCTCACGCTGACGTACCCGGCGCGGTTCATGCTCGCGGCGGCGATGAACCCCTGCCGCTGCGGCTTCCGCGGCGATCGCCTGCGCAGCTGTACCTGCACGCCGCGCGAGGTCGACGCCTACCGGGCCCGCATCTCCGGGCCCCTGCTGGACCGCATCGATCTGCACGTGGAGGTGCCGGCGCTCTCGTACGAGGAGATCGCGGCGGCGCCGGCGGGGGAGGGGACGGTGGCGGTGCGGTCGCGGGTCGAGTCGGCGCGCGCCCGCCAGCGCGAGCGCCTGCACGAGGCGGCGATGCACTGCAACGCCCAGATGGGCGCGCGCGAGGTGCGGCTGCACTGCCGCCACGACGAGAGCTGTGCGCGCCTGCTCGAGGGGGCGATGCGCGCGCTCGGCCTCTCCGCGCGCGGCTATGCCCGCGTGCTCAAGGTGGCGCGCACGATCGCCGATCTCGCCGCCGAGGAGCGGATCGGCGTCGCCCACGTCGCGGAGGCGATCCAGTACCGGGAGCGGGGGACGTCCCCGTGAACGACGCTTGCGCGAACGGGCGCGCCATGTATATAGTCAGACTAGTCAGGCCATGAGGAGGGTGTGCCATGAAGCGCAGCTGGCAATTGCAGGAGGCGAAGGCCCGCTTGAGCGAGCTCGTCAAGACTGCCGCGAAGGAGGGGCCGCAGGAGATCACCGTTCGCGGGGAGACCGCAGCCGTGCTGATCTCAGAGAAGGATTACCTGCGGCTCGCGAAGCCCAAGCCCGGGTTCGTCGCCTTCGTGCGGCAGTCCCCCTTCGCGGGGATCGATCTCAAGCTCGGGCGCGACCGCTCGCCGGATCGCACGGTGGACGTGTGAGCTACCTCGTCGACACCAACGTGGTCGCCGAATTGTCCCGGCACGCACCGAATCCGCGCGTGGTGGCCTGGTTCCGGGACGTTCCGGACACCGCGCTTCACTTGAGCGTATTGACGCTGGGCGAGTTGCGAAAGGGCGTCGAAGCCCTGACGGATGCCCGCAGGAAGGAGCGGCTGAGGGTCTGGCTGGAGAACGATCTTGCGGAATGGTTCGGAGAGCGGCTCCTGCCCGTCACGGCAGCGGTGGCGGATCGCTGGGGCCGGCTGCTCGCAGAGGCCGGCCGCCCGGTGCCGGCCGTCGACAGCCTTCTTGCCGCGACCGCGCTCCAGAACGGCCTGCGCATGGTGACGCGGAATTCGCAGGACTTTGTCTTTCGGGGGCTCGATGTCGTGAACCCTTGGGAGCACGGGCGGTAGGACGCCCGAAGCTGCACGCGGGTGGCAGTGCCGGTTGACGTGGTAGCCACCAGTAGCTACATTGGCCGCATGAAGGCCGTCGGCATCAAGACGCTCAAGAACCGCCTCAGCGAGTACGTCCGGCTTGCCGCCCGCGGCGAGGTCATCCTCGTGACGGACCGGGACCAGGTCGTGGCGGAGCTGCGCGCCCCGTCCGGCGGCAGGGCCGCGGCGGTCGACGACGCGCTGCTCGCGGAAGCCCTGCGCAAGGGGCTGCTGAGGCCGCCTCTGCTTGCCGGAGCGGGACCGCCGCCGCGACACCCGCGCATGACGCTGGCGAAGCTGCTTGCCGGACTCGACCGCGACCGCTCGGACCGATGATCTATCTCGATACCTCCGTGATCCTCGCGCAGCTTCTCGCTGAGGACCGCGTTCCCGCCCCAGGCCTCTGGGAGGAGGCGCTCGTCTCGAGCCGGCTGCTCGAATACGAGACCTGGAATCGCCTGAACGCGCTCGGAATGTCCGCCACGCACGGCGAGGACGCGCGCCTTCTGATCGGGCGGATCGCCCTCCTCGAGCTGGCGCCGCCGGTGCTGGCACGCGCGCTCGAGCCCTTCCCGACGCCGGTGCGGACGCTGGACGCCCTGCACCTGGCTTCCCTCCATTTTCTCGAGGAGCAGGGCCAGCGCGTGGCGCTCGCGACGTACGATGCCCGGCTGCGCGCCGCCGCGGAGGCGGCCGGATTCGCGGTCACCGCACCGTAGGGCGCGGACCGCTCGTTGTCGTTCGGGGTGCCGCGCCCTATATTGGGACCAGCCTCGAGAGCCCCGGTCTGCACCCGTCCTGCTTCACGGTCGACGCCGTCGCCGGCAGGGCACGGGCCGCGGGGTGATCCCATGACAGGAGGGACGACGATGAGAATCTTCGCAGCAACGCTGCTGGCCCTCGTGCTGGCGGCGCCGGGAACGACCTCGGCGCAGATGATGACGGAAGGAATGGGCGGCGGGATGCGGCCAGCGGGGCCGGTCCAGCCGGGGATGCGGGAGATGCCCGCGGGCATGATGGGACCGGGGATGATGCCCGGCATGATGGGCGGGGCCAGGGAGCCGATGGGCGGCGCCATGATGTCGGCCGGGATGATGGGCCCCGACATGATGGGGTCCGCGATGTCGCCGGGAATGGACTGGGCGATGCCGGGCAAGACGCGCGGCTGCATGATGATGGCCGAAGGCATGATGATGGGGCAGGGCGATCTCGCGGGGATGCGCAAGGCGCTCGCGCTCTCCGACGAGCAGGCGGAGAAGCTCAGGGTCGTGCTGGCCCCCTTCCGGCGGGAGGTGATCCTCTCGCTGGCGTCGCTGAAGGTCGCCGAGCTGGAGCTCGCGGACCTCGTCGCGGGCGACAAGGTGGACTTCGACAGGGTCGAGTCCAAGCTCAAGGAGACCGAGGCGCTGCGCACGAAGATCCGGCTCGTCCACTTCCAGGCGGCGTACGCGCTGCGGGGCGTCCTCAGCAGGGAGCAGCTGGAGAAGCTCCAGGGGATGGGCGAGTGCGGCCAGCTCGTGCAGCCGGCAGCTCCCGCCGCCCCGGCCCCGCCCCCGCAGCAACCGGGCGGCGGCGCGGGCGGCGGCACGGAGCACGAGCAGCACCACTAGCGTTCGCGCGGGGTGCGCGACCCGGTTCCGGCTGTCGCTGAGGACCCCACGGCGATGACGTCAACGTCCGGCGGTGTGGTGGAGACGGGGCTGTACACCTGCCCCATGCATCCCGAGGTCGTCCAGGTCGGGCCGGGGACGTGTCCGAAGTGCGGCATGGCCCTCGAGCCGCGCACCGCTTCGGCGGCGGGCGCCGGGGAGAACCCGGAGTACGCGGACATGCGCCGGCGCTTCGTCGTCGCGGCCGCGCTCACGGCGCCGCTCGTCGTGGTCGCGATGCGCGACGTCCTCCCCGGCGGACGCGCGCTCAACGCGGCCGTGGGAACCGGCGTCCTGATGTGGGCGGAGCTGGCGCTCGCGACGCCGGTGGTCCTCTGGGCGGGCTGGCCGTTCTTCGTCCGCGGCGTGCGCTCCGTCGTCAACCGCAGCCTGAACATGTTCACGCTGATCGCCCTCGGCGTCTCCGTCGCCTACGTCTACAGCGTGGTGGCGCTCGTGATGCCGGGGCTCTTCCCGGCGGCGATGCGCACCGCCGACGGCATGGTCCCCGGCTACTTCGAGGCGGCCGCGGTGATCGTCACGCTCATCCTGCTCGGCCAGGTCCTGGAGCTGCGGGCGCGCAGCCGCACGGGGGCCGCTATCAAGGCGCTGCTCGGGCTCGCGCCGAAGACGGCGCGGCGGCTGCGCGACGACGGGGCCGAGGAGGACGTGCCCCTCGAGCACGTGCAGGTCGGCGACCGGCTGCGCATCCGGCCCGGCGAGAAGGTGCCCGTCGACGGCGTCGTCCTCGAGGGCGCCGGCGCCGTGGACGAGTCGATGATCTCCGGCGAGCCGATCCCGGTGGAGAAGCGCGCGGGCGACCGTGTCGTCGGCGCGACGGTCAACGGCACGGGCTCGCTCGTCATGCGGGCCGAGAAGGTCGGCGCCGACACCCTCCTGGCGCGGATCGTCCAGATGGTGGCCGAGGCCCAGCGCAGCCGTGCGCCGATCCAGAAGCTCGCCGACGTGGTCTCGGGCTGGTTCGTGCCGATCGTGATCGCCGTCGCGCTCGGCTCCTTCGCCATCTGGTACCTGATCGGCCCCGAGCCGCGCCTCGCCTACGCGCTGGTCACGGCGGTCTCGGTGCTGATCATCGCCTGTCCGTGCGCGCTGGGGCTGGCGACGCCGATGTCGATCATGGTCGCCACCGGCAGGGGCGCGACGAGCGGCGTGCTCTTCCGGGACGCGGCGGCCATCGAGACGCTGCGCAAGGCCGACACCCTCCTCGTGGACAAGACCGGCACGCTCACGGAGGGGCGGCCGCGCGTCACCGGCGTGGTCGCGGCGCCCGGCACCGACGACACCGCGATCCTGCGCTTCGCGGCGAGCGTGGAGAAGGGCAGCGAGCATCCCCTGGCGGCCGCCATCGTCGCGGCCGCGGGCGCGCGCGGGGCGGTGACGGGGGCCGTCGCCGACTTCGCATCGCACACCGGCAAGGGGGTCTCCGGCACGGTCGACGGGCACGCCGTGCTGCTGGGCACCAGGACGCTGCTCGAGGAACGCGGCGTCGACCTCGGCGGGCTGGCAGGGCGCGCGGACGCCTTCAGGGCCGAGGGGCAGACGGTGATGTTCGTGGCCGTCGACGGCGCCGCCAGCGGGCTGCTGGCCGTGTCCGACCCGATCAAGGAGACCACCCCCGAGGCGATCCGGCAGCTCCACGAGGAGGGGTTGCGGATCGTGATGCTCACGGGCGACAACCGCATGACCGCGGCGGCCGTCGCGCGGCAGCTCGATCTCGACGACGTCGTGGCCGAGATGCTGCCGGAGGCGAAGGCGGCGGTCGTGAAGCAGTTGCAGGACGCGGGGTACGTCGTCGCCATGGCCGGGGACGGCATCAACGATGCGCCCGCGCTGGCGCAGGCGCAGATCGGCATCGCGATGGGCACGGGCACCGACGTGGCGATGGAGAGCGCGGGCGTGACGCTGGTCAAGGGCGACCTGCTCGGCATCGTCCGCGCGCGGCGGCTGAGCCGGGCGACGCTGGCCAACATCAAGCAGAACCTGTTCTTCGCCTTCGTCTACAACGTGCTGGGCGTGCCGGTGGCCGCCGGCGCGCTCTACCCGTTCTTCGGCTTGTTGCTGAGCCCCGCCATCGCGGCCGCCGCGATGAGCTTCAGCTCCGTCTCGGTGGTGGCCAACGCCCTGCGGCTGCGCCGGGCGCGCATCTAGGCCCGGCACTCGGCGGCGCCCCGGAGGTCAGTACGGCACGTTGCCGTCCGGGGTCGCCGGCGGAGGGTAGGCCTCGGCGGGGGGGCCGTGCAGCGCCGCCTTCAGATCCTCCTGCGTCAGGGAGTAGACGAGCAGGCTGTGATTGATCTCTTCCCCCGGCTCCCGCTGTCGCAGGTACGCGCACACACGCGCGAACCGCAGCCCCTCGAAGTCGGCGACGGCCTTGACCCAGTTCTCCACGCCGCGCTCGTCCACCAGGCGCCGGCGGCCCGCCTCATCGGACGCGAAGAATGCCTTCACCTCCCGCTGCAGCCGCTGGTAGTGCTCCTCGTAGTCCGTGCGCCAGGGCCCGGGCGCGACAACGTTGTACACGGACTCCATCATGGATGCGCTGATCACGTAGAGGCCGGGCGTGAGTTCCGGCTCGAACTGCTGACGCAGTCCCGGCTCCAGGAAGCCCACGTCGAAGAAGCACGGGAGCATCCGCGCGCGGATGCCGTACGCGCTCGGGGGCGAGGAACCGAAATAGGAGAAATAGACCGTGGGCGGCGGTCCTGGGCCGGCATCCAGGGCGTCGAGCCGGGTCTTGAGAGCCGGCAGTTCCTGCCCCCAGTCGAAGGAACTGTCGACGAGGTGACGGTAGCCGCGCCTCGATCCGCCGCCCACGACGTTGAAATATGCCAGGTAGTTCGGGTAGGCCGCCGCCGTCTCCGCGACGAGCCAGAGCAGGCTGAGGGCCACGAGCAATGCGGGGACGCTCCGCCAGCGGGAGCGGCGTGCCGGGCTCCGCAGCCAATGCCCGGCGGCGCCCGTCAGGATGCACAGCGCCGGGAATATCGGCAGAATGTGGCGGATGCCGATGTCGATGCGGCTGACGATCGCCGCGTAGCCGTACCCGAGGAAGATGACCCACAAGGGCATCGCCTTGTACCACGTGTTCATGGGCCGCTCAGGCTCCGGCGTCGCATCGTCCTGGGCGCCGGCGCGCCGGCGCAGGCCCACCGCGAAGGCCGCGATGGCGGCGCCGGATAGCAGGAACGCCGGCACCGGCGTCTTGTAGAGCAGGGCGTACGGAAAGAACGAGGCGAAGCCGAAATACCCGAAGCGCCCGTTGAGGAAGGTGTTGAACTTCTCGACGGTGCCCATCGTGTCAAGGAGGCCGAAGAGGAGACCCTCGGGGAGCAGCCGCCACTGGTGGAACAGTTCGACGAGCGGCGCGTAGCTTCCGGCCCGCGGCAGCCAGTCCGAGAACTGGATGACCGCCGGGTCCGGCACGCCGCCGGCGAGGCGGCGGTGCATCTCGAAGCGGAAGCCGAACATTGCCCAGACCAGAAGCCAGGACACCGCCGCATGCGCCGCGGCGACCAGTGCCGCGCTGGCGATCATGGCACCGCGCGTCGTGATGTCCATCCGTCGGGCGCCCCACCGGACCTCCCACGGCCGGGCGGCCGCGACGCGCACCGCCACGAGCGCAAGAGCCATGGGCAGCAGCAGCAGCGTCGAGAATTTGACCGTGAGCGCCCAGCCCCAGATCAGGCCGGTGCCGGCGAGGCGCAGCGGCGAGAGCCGGTGCAGCAGCCGCCAGTGCGTCCAGATCGCGGCAGTGAACGCCAGCGCCGCCGCCAGGTCGAGCGTCGCCGCGCTGCCGTGCGCGAGCACCGTCGGGTTGAAGGCATAGACCGCCAGCGCCACGAGACCGCCGGCCGCGCCGAAGAGCTCCCGCGCCCAGGCAAACACGAGCGCGCCCAGCACGGCGCTGAGGAGCGAGGTCATCAGGCGCGTCGCGTGCAGGATGCGCTGGGGATCGTTCCCCAGCTCGAACATCAGGGCCCGGCCGTATTTCCAGTTCGCGGCGCGCTCCCAGACCTCGCCGGCCGCCGCCGGCAGTCGATAGTCGCCGAGAACAATCGGCAGCGTCATCCAGCGGTACTGGCCGATGCCGCACGCGGCCATGCGGTAGTCGCCCGTCGCCCAGATGCTCACGCCGCTGGCGATGTGCGCGTATTCGTCGAACGCGCTGCACTTGTCCCAGGCCGCGCTGTTGGCGAGGGCGACGTGCACCAGTAGCACGAGCGCGGCGAGCGCCCGGACCTTTCGCTCTGCGCGCTTCGGGGAATGATCCATGAGGATTTCTATCAGGTTTCCGGCGGGGCGGCAATGCGTCGCGGGCGGGCCCGCGCCGTCGGCGCCGCTTCTGCAATCGCGCGCCGTAATCGCGTAGAATGCGCGCCATGCTCGCGCTCGCCTCCCGACGGTCCCGCCGTGCCGTGCCGGCGCGCCCCCGCGCCCGCCGCGCCTTGGCGCGTCTGCTGGTTGCAGGGGCGATCGTGGCCGCGTCGCCCGCGGGGGGCGCGCTCGCGGTTTCGCTTCCGGCGCTCCCGGTCCTGCCGGGCGCCAGCCGCCCCGTCGCCGAGGGGCCCGGTGAGGAGACCCCGCGCGGCGCGGTCCGCGAATACCTGGCGCACGCGCGCCGCGGCGACTACGAGGGCGCCGCACGGTACCTGGACCTCTCCGCGGTCCCCGCGGCGGAGCGGGCCGCCGGGGGCGGGCGCCTCGCCCGCGAGCTGCAGGTCGTCCTCGATCGCACGCTGACGCTGGACCTCGACGCGCTC
Above is a window of bacterium DNA encoding:
- a CDS encoding type II toxin-antitoxin system VapC family toxin; this encodes MSYLVDTNVVAELSRHAPNPRVVAWFRDVPDTALHLSVLTLGELRKGVEALTDARRKERLRVWLENDLAEWFGERLLPVTAAVADRWGRLLAEAGRPVPAVDSLLAATALQNGLRMVTRNSQDFVFRGLDVVNPWEHGR
- a CDS encoding YifB family Mg chelatase-like AAA ATPase, translating into MLARVRSAAVLGVQAFPVLVEADLQSGLPTFSTVGLPDEAVRESRDRVRAAIVNSGFAFPAGRVTVNLAPANLRKEGSAFDLAIAIGLLAAQGLARAEASAGLLLLGELSLDGGLKAVRGVLPVALAARDGGERGLVVPPANAAEAALVRGLEVLPARNLAEVVAHLNGEAALERATPPAAADPGPLAEGGLEEVRGQQFARRALEIAAAGGHNILLVGPPGSGKTLLSRCLPGILPALSFEEALETTRIHSVAGLVSPARPLVLARPFRAPHHSVSNAGLVGGGSHPRPGEVSLAHNGVLFLDELPEFSRSVLENLRQPLESGEVTIARAALTLTYPARFMLAAAMNPCRCGFRGDRLRSCTCTPREVDAYRARISGPLLDRIDLHVEVPALSYEEIAAAPAGEGTVAVRSRVESARARQRERLHEAAMHCNAQMGAREVRLHCRHDESCARLLEGAMRALGLSARGYARVLKVARTIADLAAEERIGVAHVAEAIQYRERGTSP
- a CDS encoding glycosyltransferase family 39 protein codes for the protein MDHSPKRAERKVRALAALVLLVHVALANSAAWDKCSAFDEYAHIASGVSIWATGDYRMAACGIGQYRWMTLPIVLGDYRLPAAAGEVWERAANWKYGRALMFELGNDPQRILHATRLMTSLLSAVLGALVFAWARELFGAAGGLVALAVYAFNPTVLAHGSAATLDLAAALAFTAAIWTHWRLLHRLSPLRLAGTGLIWGWALTVKFSTLLLLPMALALVAVRVAAARPWEVRWGARRMDITTRGAMIASAALVAAAHAAVSWLLVWAMFGFRFEMHRRLAGGVPDPAVIQFSDWLPRAGSYAPLVELFHQWRLLPEGLLFGLLDTMGTVEKFNTFLNGRFGYFGFASFFPYALLYKTPVPAFLLSGAAIAAFAVGLRRRAGAQDDATPEPERPMNTWYKAMPLWVIFLGYGYAAIVSRIDIGIRHILPIFPALCILTGAAGHWLRSPARRSRWRSVPALLVALSLLWLVAETAAAYPNYLAYFNVVGGGSRRGYRHLVDSSFDWGQELPALKTRLDALDAGPGPPPTVYFSYFGSSPPSAYGIRARMLPCFFDVGFLEPGLRQQFEPELTPGLYVISASMMESVYNVVAPGPWRTDYEEHYQRLQREVKAFFASDEAGRRRLVDERGVENWVKAVADFEGLRFARVCAYLRQREPGEEINHSLLVYSLTQEDLKAALHGPPAEAYPPPATPDGNVPY
- a CDS encoding PIN domain-containing protein → MIYLDTSVILAQLLAEDRVPAPGLWEEALVSSRLLEYETWNRLNALGMSATHGEDARLLIGRIALLELAPPVLARALEPFPTPVRTLDALHLASLHFLEEQGQRVALATYDARLRAAAEAAGFAVTAP
- a CDS encoding YraN family protein encodes the protein MRDATETPADAGDGRRALGASGEALAARYLERRGYRVIDRNVRCGRGEIDLVAVDRATIVFVEVKSNRSPRFGAPEEMVTAAKQRQLTRLALQYLQHRRWLGRPARFDVVAIAWDPGGAAAIRHFRDAFPAAGW
- a CDS encoding copper-translocating P-type ATPase, whose translation is MTSTSGGVVETGLYTCPMHPEVVQVGPGTCPKCGMALEPRTASAAGAGENPEYADMRRRFVVAAALTAPLVVVAMRDVLPGGRALNAAVGTGVLMWAELALATPVVLWAGWPFFVRGVRSVVNRSLNMFTLIALGVSVAYVYSVVALVMPGLFPAAMRTADGMVPGYFEAAAVIVTLILLGQVLELRARSRTGAAIKALLGLAPKTARRLRDDGAEEDVPLEHVQVGDRLRIRPGEKVPVDGVVLEGAGAVDESMISGEPIPVEKRAGDRVVGATVNGTGSLVMRAEKVGADTLLARIVQMVAEAQRSRAPIQKLADVVSGWFVPIVIAVALGSFAIWYLIGPEPRLAYALVTAVSVLIIACPCALGLATPMSIMVATGRGATSGVLFRDAAAIETLRKADTLLVDKTGTLTEGRPRVTGVVAAPGTDDTAILRFAASVEKGSEHPLAAAIVAAAGARGAVTGAVADFASHTGKGVSGTVDGHAVLLGTRTLLEERGVDLGGLAGRADAFRAEGQTVMFVAVDGAASGLLAVSDPIKETTPEAIRQLHEEGLRIVMLTGDNRMTAAAVARQLDLDDVVAEMLPEAKAAVVKQLQDAGYVVAMAGDGINDAPALAQAQIGIAMGTGTDVAMESAGVTLVKGDLLGIVRARRLSRATLANIKQNLFFAFVYNVLGVPVAAGALYPFFGLLLSPAIAAAAMSFSSVSVVANALRLRRARI
- a CDS encoding type II toxin-antitoxin system Phd/YefM family antitoxin, which encodes MKRSWQLQEAKARLSELVKTAAKEGPQEITVRGETAAVLISEKDYLRLAKPKPGFVAFVRQSPFAGIDLKLGRDRSPDRTVDV
- a CDS encoding type II toxin-antitoxin system prevent-host-death family antitoxin, producing the protein MKAVGIKTLKNRLSEYVRLAARGEVILVTDRDQVVAELRAPSGGRAAAVDDALLAEALRKGLLRPPLLAGAGPPPRHPRMTLAKLLAGLDRDRSDR
- a CDS encoding periplasmic heavy metal sensor, producing the protein MRIFAATLLALVLAAPGTTSAQMMTEGMGGGMRPAGPVQPGMREMPAGMMGPGMMPGMMGGAREPMGGAMMSAGMMGPDMMGSAMSPGMDWAMPGKTRGCMMMAEGMMMGQGDLAGMRKALALSDEQAEKLRVVLAPFRREVILSLASLKVAELELADLVAGDKVDFDRVESKLKETEALRTKIRLVHFQAAYALRGVLSREQLEKLQGMGECGQLVQPAAPAAPAPPPQQPGGGAGGGTEHEQHH